CGTGGTGCGCAGTCTAGATCACGGCAAGACATTTGAAGATCGAAAAGAAGGATCACAATTTGACTGCCATACGATCAAATTACACCCTAATCATGACGCGTACATTTATGAAGCTGGTGGAGGTGGGTATGCAGAGAGTAGAGATAAAGGTGAAACGTGGCAAACGAAAAATGAAGGGTTAGGGTCATTTACCTACCTCGTTTACGTTGCGGTTGACCCGGCAGATCCAGAAGTTGTTGTTGTTTCAGCTGCTGAAGGCCCAAGAACAGCTTATACTCCTGAGAGGGCAAATACGCATTTGTACAGGAGAGACAAATCAAACGCTGAATGGACACGTGTAACGAAAGGATTACCAGATCCAAAAGGCTCAACTGTATATCATTTGCATACAAATTCAACAGAAAACCACACATTTTATGCAGTCAATAATAAAGGAATCTACCTCTCTGAGAATCAAGGACACACTTGGCGAAAAGCCCCAGTCCAATGGCCAGAAAGAATAAGAGACAAAAGAATTGCAGATGTTTCGCTGAGAGTGTGAATGATTATACAGTAATTGCGAATATGAGTGCCAGGCACCTGGAAATGCCTGGCATTGTTTACACTTTATTTTGTTTCTTCGTCAACAAAACCGTATCTGATAAAATAACCGATATCTTTTAACATACCGATATCTTTCATGATTACTACGATGACTAAGACAAAAGGACCGATGAAAAGGCCAATAATTCCAAACAATTGAAACCCAACAAAAAGTGAGATTAAAACGCCGAGTGCATTTAAATTCATACTAGAAGAGAGAACTTTCGGTTCAATTATTTGCCTTATGCCGATGGTTACCCCATAAACGATTGCAATACCGATTCCTAAACTAATGTCTCCGGTAATGAAAAGGTAGATAAACCATGGAATCAAGATTGTACCTGATCCTAAATACGGTAATATTTCGGCGACTCCGACAATGATTGCGATCGTTAATGCTTGTTCGATTCTTAAAATTGATAACCCTACTAATACAATCAATGAAGCGATCCCCATTAATATGATTTGTGCTCTTAGAAATCCTAGGACGCGGTGACTGAACATTTTTCTAAATGCTCTCCCTTTACGAATAAGCGGCGCTGGACTAATTTTTATCCCACTGTCAACGATTCGATCCCAGTCTTTACCGAGAAAATAGAACGCTAGGAAAATAAAGAGAAAGGCAATCAGAAAAGTAGGTACAGCAATGAGTAAGTTGGTGAGGGCATCGAC
The Bacillus shivajii DNA segment above includes these coding regions:
- a CDS encoding WD40/YVTN/BNR-like repeat-containing protein; the protein is MKLYIASDHEVLIAEKKEKEWTLATSEIKGTSIQCVAAEREGEGVFAGTFDHGLWYTKNDGKSWIRIGEGVLHERITSLHISEAVEKNSKSSRLYVGTEPSELFFTDDYGKTWSRFPALLSLPSKSTWSFPPRPYTHHVRDIVTGKEDDQFILTGIEFGGVVRSLDHGKTFEDRKEGSQFDCHTIKLHPNHDAYIYEAGGGGYAESRDKGETWQTKNEGLGSFTYLVYVAVDPADPEVVVVSAAEGPRTAYTPERANTHLYRRDKSNAEWTRVTKGLPDPKGSTVYHLHTNSTENHTFYAVNNKGIYLSENQGHTWRKAPVQWPERIRDKRIADVSLRV
- the ytvI gene encoding sporulation integral membrane protein YtvI, which codes for MTKNHGLIAARFVLVVILSIGSLWLLGWLFTISYPFWIAAGLLWMFMPLIRILKNKVKFPNGLAVLTALLIGLSTLAGVFTGLTFLAIFGVRRISEFVPMWIEQGSMRLQQFFNQTILPLWHELSGIMDALTPEQQSTLQEGIQELGGQVAALLGELGQKMVDALTNLLIAVPTFLIAFLFIFLAFYFLGKDWDRIVDSGIKISPAPLIRKGRAFRKMFSHRVLGFLRAQIILMGIASLIVLVGLSILRIEQALTIAIIVGVAEILPYLGSGTILIPWFIYLFITGDISLGIGIAIVYGVTIGIRQIIEPKVLSSSMNLNALGVLISLFVGFQLFGIIGLFIGPFVLVIVVIMKDIGMLKDIGYFIRYGFVDEETK